The DNA window CAAGAAATGGAGCAACCCATGGGCAAGCACCTGTCCacgaaatactccccctgccacttacaaatgcacACACACACTCGGGGTGTACCAGCAATAAATGAAAAGCGGCCTCAATGAACCAAAAAGTACTTtagtagctttagatattgcagcttggcattgcataatgttaataagtctatgacctactagaacccccagatccttttccatttctgactcccccaaatgtaccggtattccccctagacagtatgaagaatgcatgttgttagctcccaagtgcataatttttaatttatctatattaaatgtcatttgtcacttggctgcccaatcaaacagtacatccaagtctgcttgtagattatagacatcctgtattaCATTGCTATTTGCAGCCAGTGTGCTgacaggtggcagagctgctgagaatggcagagcagtgtatagtaacatataacaaaataaaacagtaacaTGGAATAAAATATTGCCATGCCCTCCCCCCTGCTGACTTTCAAAGCCCATTACTAACAGTTTGATCTTATTTCTGGGCAAAATGAAAAATCCACTCCTCAAATCCTCTGTTTAGGTCTATTATCAGCCATGCTTTCTGTCCACCAGTGCAATGGTGCCCACGTTCTTGGTCCCTGCTTGTCCCCATCTCCCGATGCCTGATTGCTGATAGGAAAGGAGCTGTATAAAGGGATGGGCCTTTTTTGATTGCCAACTCCAATGGATTTTTCTGATGACAGTTTTGACTATAAAAAGTAATTCACCACAAAGATAAAGGTGTCAAACAAGTTGAATCATTTTGGCTACACCCACAATTTACTGCTAAGCTTGCCACATTGCCATTTTCCTCTGTGTGCCCATGATTGCCCCGACTCTTAGCAGCAGACCTGTCAGTTCAAACCATGAAGCATTTGTGGGGCTAAATGTTAATTTCATTTAAGCAAAACTATCTGCTCTTCAAAACAGTCTTTTTTCAATTGTGCTACTAACATGGATTAAAGAGAAAAGCCTTTCCTGTATTATTCGCAGATTGTAGCTGGTTTTGGCACACGTTTTTCTGGCACTCTCCAGCAATGGTAGGTAAAGCAGCATGTCACTACtgcatcatcatcttcatctttaTGGAGGACTTTTGAATCCTTTGCAATGTTATGGCCATGGATGGTCATTGACTATGCATGCACAGGAGTAGCATTGTCCCTGGCACATGGCTTTTAACATGGctccaccaggagccagggaaagTTTTTTATTGCATATCTCAGCCAAAACCTTTTACCTCCTGGTGATTTTTCGTTTAGTGAGTTTAGATCGCCTACTGTCTGAAATCtttgcagccagcaggtggagctctgaACATGCTTTAATGGCTGCTTACCTTAGTACCTGTGTTGAAGAACCATAGCTTGGAAAGCTCTCTGGATTGTGCACTTTAAGCTGAGATTTACATACAAGTAAAGGTATTGAGCAGTTGGAGGCTGATTAGCAGAAAATGGACTGCTGTCTCTAAAGCTCCTCTTGCAGCTGGGCCCCGGTACATTCGTTGGGCATTAGGCTTCTTCTTAAGTTATCTTGTGGATTTCCCAGctctgtatatattaaaaagccATGAAGTTAGTGAGCAGCAGCCCTACCAAAATTGGATAAAGGCATACAGGGCCTTAGGCAAAAGTATTCATTTTACCCCTATCTATTAGTCCATTCAAATAGTCTATTCTGGCCTTGCCCCATCACACATGAACAGCCTACAGTTTATCCTCCTATAAGTAGTGACAGGCAAATGCACACCTTTACCTAATAAAGACATCCCTctgataaatggaaaaaaaccCCTGAATAATATAGTTGGGACCCCAAGACACTCACCTGGTTCCTGCCTAGGTTTCCTTGTTCTTAATGTACCCAAACCTCTCAAGAGAAGGAGGGATCCTCTTTAGCACACAATTTATAGCACACATTCAGAacagtaataaatgaaaatgtcaataacacttatttaaaagaagaaaaaaataaaattacatggcCTCAGCCTGTATATTTTTTCCCTCtattttacaggtaaagtattttgtacttttgagttggttatgattggTCAATTGCTCTGAAATGACCATTTATGCATTATAGCTGGCCACCACTGGATGGCACTGTAATCTCATGTACAGTGTGTAACACACTCCTGCCTATTTTCCCTGATGGAAAaagcttgttacacactttacatgagaacacagcaccatctactggtgtgaccaaaGTATACACCAAGATTCTTTTTTCTAATGGctttttgaaggaaaaaaaactctgtgTTTACTAAAGTTTATATAGTAGTACCTTTTTTCAATACAGAATTTTACATCAAACCCCAAAAAATGgccaataaaagtgaaaaaaggggCAGAAAGATTTAGTTTTATAGAAACAGTCCCTCTAAATGTAATGGGGAGttatgatatatatgtatcaaaaTCCCTTGAAGGGTGGACATTAGTCTGGAACTAAGTGTATTTCTAGGCAGGCTACATTCGcacacagaacagaaaatgtaatgcCTACATATAAAGTCTCCATGATTAAAAGGACTGAAATCCAATTAGTTATCTGGGCAGAACAGGCGAGTCAAGATGGGAAGTGCTTTATGAAATTGGgcgtcctccagccaggaaataagatgGACTCTATCTGACCTGGTGCACcttctaatgcacattttgtacagtgaaatcagaCTAATAGATTCCATTGCAGGAGAGGAggctgtacaactgtgcaagactgaaagaaAAGCTGGAGTTTAAACCTTTCTTACTATTAAATATAAAGTAgacagtttatttttctttataaatctttattttacacagtaaaaatatgaaacatttgctGTCCTAAGAGACTCTCTTGCTGACCCTTGTGTATACGATGTCTTTTACAGTCATAacctaaagaacaaaaaaacagagtTACATAAAATAATGAACCATATGATGTGACAAATGACTTGTGTCACTTATAATAACTTCATAATAAGActttagggttgatttactaaaggagtttagttTGTTAAATTAGAAAAGGGAATGATCAATCTTTATGGGATATATGAATTATCTTATCCTGACTATCTTAGCGCAAAATCACTTTCACTCACATGTCTTggacatgattggatggctgggatcagcagagcttcaccctACTCACACAGCAAAATAAGTGATACATCACTTAAATCGCTTggatttagtaaatcaatccgtATGTCTTAATGACCCCCCACCCTTCCTCCTGGCACTAGGTACCGTAGTTGTTGGGCCAGAAAAACACAGACAACCAAAAAATTTTAACCAATAGTTCCTTTCTTTACCctctaaaaactttaaaaaatttataaatatttttgtggttCTGTAGtgtcattaaaaatgattaaCTGTGTTGCTTCTCACTTCACTGTGCATTCCCCGGCTGAGGTGGGTCCTGGTTTACCCAAGCTCTGATGAACTAGGATGAATAATGCTGACTATTAGACACTGGCTACACTGGGAGAAATTGCTGGATTTAAGCTAAAGATTACTTATGTTTGGCTGGAGTTTAGCAGATAAAATAAGAGAATCTTGAATGTAAACCCCCCTTTGGCATTCAGGTATATAAACAGACTATTCTCTTGTTGGTATTGCTTGAGCCATTGAGCAAACCTTACATTGGTTAGAATATCGCCAGAAAGTTCAGTGACAGAGGTGATGCCTTTCAGTTTCACAACAAGCTTGCCATTCTCTAGATTAACGGTAGACTGAAATATGAAAAGATTATTACAATATGAAAACATTAGTTGatatttttgcaattttcaaCAAATAGATATTATTATTTGAATGATTAAACATGAACATGGCATTAGGTAAATATTGAAATGTTCACTTCCTGGCATTCTGTGACTGCAATGCATACTGACTCTGACCCAGGAATATCTGAATGGGTACCTGGTCCAGGTTGGAGACcaagaacaggggtgtcaaactcttgcctGGGTGCCAAATCttgcccccaacgtcctttttctTGGCtgccaaaagaatcctaaatatgaactgcagctggctcgtcgctgcattgaaattgcaccgctaccacaattcccggcatcacttgtgtctatagaccagcgggctctctgccaaTGCGTggccccccattggactgttttacagACACAAATAATggcgggaattttagtagcagcgctatttcaatgacaAAGGAATTtaagcggcgggccactcataaggtttagctccgcattggccgctgGCAtatccagcactccccctcagctgtacatttcctttctactccaaggcatggacttgaatggttggattttcatagaagaatattggtattaatattgttagcctgtgcaaataggttaccattgaaatttaactcagacggctacaaatagagaaaaaggcataggATTTGTTTCttattcttaatatttttatgcctctttcccTAATATAAACTTGTTCCGGAtggaatgtgaagcaaaacctctttgtttctatatgaaaattgtttatatctaataagagggaaaaacttcctcaattttttcaataaatttcgaTGTCTGCCCGCGActatctaagtttttaattttggctctctgtgtatttgagtttgacacgtCTGATCTAGAATGTGTTTATAGGTGCTTCAAAGCTCATAACCCTAACAAGGCCTATCTGCAAGCATTTACCCAACACTAGCTTGTCCTCATCTTCTTCTATGGGGTAAGCACTAACTCCTAGGGTTACCTTGGGATAAGGAAGGTGGATACAGGTTGGACTGCCTGACAACTGTTCCTTGCGAGgattatgtctatagggtttttacccggtttatttttttagtggttgaacttgatggacttttctcAACCTAACAGGCTATGTAACTATTTAAGTTGCCCAAATATGATATTCTATTTTTTGGTAGGCAAAGTTGACCATACACTTTTCAAATTAGACAAGCCCTTGATTTAGTTGTTCATCTTGCTAGGAGATTGTACAACTACATCATAATGTGACCAGATAAGAAATACCAGTGGTGAAACTTCTGAACTATGTTGTGTCTATGTCTCCTAACTGATATTAATGTTACAATGCTGACCACATAGTAGATAAGTATGTGACCTTCAAACAGTTTAAAACTGCAGTTGCTCCCTAGTTCTTATAAAGTCCAGTCCTCCCTAAAGCAggttcttttagttttttttcaagcCTCAATCAGATTCAATATTTATTCCTTGTAGTATAAGGACTCTTATAAACCAGGGTTtcgcaacctttttaacatgggggaacctttgatataactttcaggttttcagggagcCCCTAccgtaattactatatccacagcgcacagtacattagtgtgaagGTCAGTGGGAAgtattcctcctacattgctggccaatggaaagaatatcacccttacagatagacaaaaagatcattggtgtcacttaaactgacctgcgaggcacaaattgctcattgcaaggaacccctagagacttctggaagaaccctggttgagaaacacccaTCTAAAAGAAATGGCAACTTTAGTTCCTTACCCTAATTTTCTCTTCGGTCAGTGTTTCTAGCTCAGTCTCCTCTCCAATATTGAATTCATTTTGTAGGACCTTTGGGCCAGTGGTCACTGTGACCACAAAGTGATTCCCATTCTGCACAATTTCTGTTACGCTCTTCACATCTTTTCCCTTCTGGATTAATTCTTCTGGAAGACCTGCATAAAGACAGATATTTTGTGATTATTAGATGCCACAAATTTGCCTACAGGTGTGGACGAGCTCTTAGGACCTGCACGTTCACATTCTCTAGTACTCATGAAAGAATTAGCATGCATATCAGGTTTTAGTTGCCGAGTCCCAGCTGTGTAAATTTCCTATAacctattgaaaaaataaattggttggtAGTAGATTTTATTTTGGATTCACTTCAGAGCAGATTATTTTATCAcatcaaaagtaaaataaactgatTGTGTGAACACAACCTGTGGATTTTATTATTGCTGTGGTTCACCACTGTCAGACAGTTCTTAAAAGTCTCAAATCTCTGATTATAATTGAAACAATATGGAAAGGTTGAAATCCCTCTTTGTACAGGTGTTTGCCTGTGGTTGGGTTGTGGTTCAGTTTTTTAGAAACGTCATGCAGCCTCTCAGGACAGTTTTCTGCTCAACCACTACTAAAGATCTGAATAGGACTGAATGGTTTCGCAAGCAAATACAAGtgattaaaaatgcatttccctATCACAATAGCAAAGACCTAGAAATCTCTAAACCTACCTTTTGACCAGAATAAATCTAAGTTGGATTGGATAATGATCAATGACAAATTACATAGCACTTTGAAAGGCAATGCTAGGACCTTCAATGGCACTTGGAATCAATAGCTACACTATTTAAGTAACTTTTATTGCTTATGGTGGTTTTAGTACTGGTTTTTACCCATAATATACTCTTTTTGTATACATTGTTCGGTTAATGTTTTGCTTTGTGCTTATTCTATTGTATTAGGTTCAAAATTAAAGTCGATAACTAGCTTTAAAAGCTAGGGATAGCCATCTCCTGGATGTTCTTAATACTCAGTGAACAGTTCATAAGTGATGATAAATGATAGTTCCATCCTTCTATATCATATTGTGAACTTGGTAGATCTCAGTCTTTATCCTGATAATTTGGACTAACAATTTATGAACTTTGATTTATGTACCATTAttgtttcaatggtaatttcAGGTTCTTCCTTCCCCTTTTTGTTGTCTATTTATGTCTCCTCACTTGTTATTGTtacttttcaattatttttttcaataaaaataaaaatattaaaataaaattgcatttctCAGTTATTTAGAGCACAGCAAAGAAGCATATATTATGTGATGCATTATGACCAGTGcaagcaaatgcaaaaaaaaaaaaaaaaacacatccaacCATATAAATGAATTGCTTACAATGCCTGTTTAACCCACTACTAAATTGGGTACCCTAACAGGTGAAAGTGAGCATCCAGGAGCGGTTCACAACACAGTTTTCAACTGCCAGTCTGAACTTAATTATTTCACAAATAAGATTACAGAACATTTATGTATAACATTAATCTAGTACCAGGTTTTTTATGTCTTGGATTTACTAACACATCTACCatattgttaggaaatgctctcAGCTGGCATTTATGACTTTGTTTAAGGTATCATTACAGCATCCTCCACTGTATTTCTCATGCAGTACAATAAAAAcgtgcaaaaaataattatttataattatt is part of the Pyxicephalus adspersus chromosome 3, UCB_Pads_2.0, whole genome shotgun sequence genome and encodes:
- the LOC140327273 gene encoding fatty acid-binding protein, liver-like is translated as MAFSGTYELQSQENFEPFMKAIGLPEELIQKGKDVKSVTEIVQNGNHFVVTVTTGPKVLQNEFNIGEETELETLTEEKIRSTVNLENGKLVVKLKGITSVTELSGDILTNVMTVKDIVYTRVSKRVS